A single Glycine soja cultivar W05 chromosome 14, ASM419377v2, whole genome shotgun sequence DNA region contains:
- the LOC114384449 gene encoding MDIS1-interacting receptor like kinase 2-like: protein MVFTKLSLIGLILCSLLSLHSSQIFRFSSFAFAAITAYEGTEASALLEWRASLDNQSQASLSSWTSGVSPCRWKGIVCKESNSVTAISVTNLGLKGTLHTLNFSSFPKLLTLDISYNRFSGTIPQQIANLSRVSRLIMDDNLFNGSIPISMMKLSSLSWLNLASNKLSGYIPKEIGQLRSLKYLLLGFNNLYGTIPPTIGMLANLVELNLSSNSISGQIPSVRNLTNLESLKLSDNSLSGPIPPYIGDLVNLIVFEIDQNNISGLIPSSIGNLTKLVNMSIGTNMISGSIPTSIGNLVNLMILDLCQNNISGTIPATFGNLTKLTYLLVFENTLHGRLPPAMNNLTNFISLQLSTNSFTGPLPQQICLGGSLDQFAADYNYFTGPVPKSLKNCSSLYRLRLDGNRLTGNISDVFGVYPELNYIDLSSNNFYGHISPNWAKCPGLTSLRISNNNLSGGIPPELGQAPKLQVLVLSSNHLTGKIPKELGNLTTLWKLSIGDNELSGNIPAEIGDLSRLTNLKLAANNLGGPVPKQVGELHKLLYLNLSKNEFTESIPSEFNQLQSLQDLDLSRNLLNGKIPAELATLQRLETLNLSNNNLSGAIPDFKNSLANVDISNNQLEGSIPNIPAFLNAPFDALKNNKGLCGNASSLVPCDTPSHDKGKRNVIMLALLLTLGSLILVAFVVGVSLCICNRRASKGKKVEAEEERSQDHYFIWSYDGKLVYEDILEATEGFDDKYLIGEGGSASVYKAILPTEHIVAVKKLHASTNEETPALRAFTTEVKALAEIKHRNIVKSLGYCLHSRFSFLVYEFLEGGSLDKVLTDDTRATMFDWERRVKVVKGVASALYYMHHGCFPPIVHRDISSKNVLIDLDYEAHISDFGTAKILNPDSQNLTVFAGTCGYSAPELAYTMEVNEKCDVFSFGVLCLEIMMGKHPGDLISSLLSPSAMSSVSNLLLKDVLEQRLPHPEKPVVKEVILIAKITLACLSESPRFRPSMEQVYNEFVMPRSSSVNLLSMITLGQLRDN from the exons ATGGTTTTCACTAAGCTTTCATTGATTGGTCTAATTCTGTGTTCACTCCTAAGCCTCCATTCCTCCCAAATTTTCAGGTTTTCTTCTTTTGCCTTTGCTGCCATCACTGCTTATGAAGGGACCGAAGCAAGTGCTCTACTTGAGTGGAGAGCTAGCCTTGATAACCAAAGCCAAGCTTCTCTGTCTTCATGGACAAGTGGTGTCAGTCCTTGCAGGTGGAAAGGAATCGTTTGTAAAGAATCCAACTCTGTGACCGCTATAAGTGTCACAAATCTTGGGCTAAAAGGTACTCTTCACACTCTCAACTTCTCTTCCTTTCCCAAGCTGCTAACTCTGGATATCAGTTACAACCGTTTTAGTGGAACTATTCCTCAGCAAATTGCTAACTTGTCCAGAGTTTCTCGGTTGATAATGGATGATAATCTTTTTAATGGCTCAATCCCTATCTCCATGATGAAGTTGTCTAGCTTGTCATGGCTAAACTTAGCAAGCAATAAACTTTCTGGCTACATTCCTAAGGAGATTGGACAACTGCGGAGCTTGAAGTATTTATTACTTGGATTCAATAACCTTTATGGCACCATTCCTCCAACAATTGGAATGTTGGCCAACCTCGTTGAACTTAATCTGTCAAGTAACTCCATCTCTGGTCAAATTCCTTCAGTTAGAAACTTGACAAATTTAGAAAGCCTTAAGCTCTCAGACAATAGTCTTTCTGGCCCCATTCCACCCTACATAGGAGACTTGGTCaatttgattgtctttgaaatcgatcaaaataatatttcaggATTAATTCCTTCCAGTATTGGAAACTTGACAAAGCTGGTCAATATGTCCATTGGCACTAACATGATTTCTGGATCAATTCCTACCTCCATCGGAAACTTGGTCAATCTAATGATCTTAGACCTTTGTCAAAACAATATTTCCGGAACTATTCCTGCCACCTTTGGAAATTTGACAAAGCTCACCTATTTACTAGTGTTCGAAAACACACTTCATGGTAGATTACCACCCGCAATGAATAACCTCACCAATTTCATAAGCTTACAACTATCTACAAACAGTTTTACTGGCCCTTTGCCGCAACAAATTTGCCTTGGTGGTTCACTTGACCAATTTGCTGCTGACTATAATTATTTCACGGGTCCGGTTCCAAAAAGCCTGAAAAATTGCTCCAGTCTTTACAGACTCAGACTAGATGGAAACCGGTTGACCGGAAATATATCAGATGTTTTTG gtGTATATCCAGAGTTGAACTACATTGATCTGAGTAGCAATAACTTTTATGGCCACATTTCACCAAACTGGGCTAAGTGTCCTGGTCTCACAAGCCTTAGGATATCCAACAACAATTTATCTGGTGGTATACCCCCAGAACTCGGCCAGGCACCCAAATTACAAGTACTAGTCTTGTCTTCAAATCATCTAACAGGAAAAATTCCAAAGGAACTTGGGAACCTGACCACTTTGTGGAAGTTGTCAATAGGCGACAATGAACTTTCTGGCAACATTCCTGCAGAAATAGGAGACTTGTCTCGCCTTACAAATCTTAAGCTTGCAGCAAATAATTTAGGTGGCCCGGTTCCAAAACAGGTGGGAGAGTTGCACAAGTTACTTTACTTGAACTTGAGCAAGAATGAATTCACAGAAAGCATTCCATCAGAATTTAACCAATTGCAATCTCTTCAAGATCTTGACCTTAGTAGGAATTTGTTAAACGGAAAAATACCAGCAGAACTTGCAACTTTGCAAAGATTGGAAACACTAAACCTCTCAAACAACAATCTATCAGGAGCCATTCCTGATTTTAAGAATAGCTTGGCAAATGTTGACATATCTAACAACCAATTGGAGGGTTCAATTCCTAACATTCCAGCCTTTCTTAATGCTCCATTTGatgcattgaaaaataataaaggctTGTGTGGAAATGCCTCCAGTTTGGTGCCTTGCGACACCCCATCTCATGATAAAGGGAAAAGAAATGTCATCATGTTGGCATTACTTCTTACTTTGGGTTCTCTAATTCTAGTGGCATTCGTGGTTGGAGTTTCGTTATGCATTTGCAATCGAAGAGCAAGCAAAGGCAAAAAGGTGGAggctgaagaagaaagaagtcaGGATCATTATTTCATATGGAGTTATGAtggaaaattagtgtatgaagATATCTTGGAAGCCACAGAGGGGTTTGATGATAAATATCTCATTGGAGAAGGAGGGTCTGCATCTGTTTATAAGGCAATATTACCCACAGAACATATTGTTGCTGTGAAAAAACTTCATGCTTCAACCAACGAGGAAACACCCGCTTTAAGAGCTTTTACAACTGAGGTTAAAGCCTTGGCAGAGATCAAGCATCGTAACATTGTGAAGTCACTTGGATATTGTTTACATTCACGCTTCTCCTTTTTGGTTTACGAGTTCCTAGAGGGTGGTAGCTTGGATAAAGTACTAACCGATGATACGCGTGCAACAATGTTTGATTGGGAAAGGAGGGTGAAGGTTGTTAAAGGTGTGGCAAGTGCTTTGTACTATATGCATCATGGTTGCTTTCCTCCTATTGTTCACCGTGACATATCAAGCAAGAATGTTCTTATAGATTTGGATTATGAAGCCCACATCTCTGACTTCGGAACAGCTAAAATTCTGAATCCTGATTCACAAAATTTAACCGTGTTTGCAGGCACATGTGGATATTCTGCACCAG aGCTTGCTTATACTATGGAAGTGAATGAGAAATGTGATGTTTTTAGTTTTGGAGTGCTTTGTTTGGAAATAATGATGGGAAAACATCCAGGGGATCTGATTTCTTCACTATTATCACCCTCTGCAATGTCATCAGTGTCCAATTTGCTGTTAAAAGATGTGTTGGAGCAACGACTACCTCATCCAGAGAAGCCAGTTGTTAAGGAGGTGATCTTGATTGCAAAAATAACATTAGCTTGCTTAAGTGAAAGTCCACGTTTTCGCCCAAGCATGGAACAAGTGTATAACGAGTTTGTGATGCCAAGATCATCTTCAGTGAATTTATTATCCATGATCACACTTGGTCAACTCAGAGATAATTGA
- the LOC114385087 gene encoding glucan endo-1,3-beta-glucosidase 12-like — translation MHRFIILTILLSLALADGGSIGVNYGRIANNLPSAVKVVQLLKSQGLTRVKVYDTDPAVLRALSGSGIKVTVDLPNQQLFAAAKAPSFASSWVERNVAAYYPHTQIESIAVGNEVFVDPHNTTKFLVPAMKNIQKALTKHNLDKDIKVSSPIALSALANSYPSSAGSFRPELVDPVFKPMLDFLRETGSYLMVNVYPFFAYESNADVISLDYALFRDNPGVVDPGNGLRYYNLFDAQIDAVFSALSALKYDDVKIVVTETGWPSKGDSNEVGASVENAAAYNGNLVRKILTAAGTPLRPKADLTVYLFALFNENQKPGPTSERNFGLFYPDERRVYNVPLTVEELKDYHDRPSAPVSGGGQQKETPAPVVSGGVSKSTTGNTWCVANPDADKVKLQAALDFACGEGGSDCGPIQRGATCYDPNTLVAHASFAFNSYYQKQSRKGGSCYFGGTSYVVTQEPRYGSCEFPTGY, via the exons ATGCATCGCTTCATCATCCTCACCATTCTCCTTTCCCTGGCACTCGCAG aTGGAGGTTCCATTGGAGTTAACTACGGTCGTATAGCGAACAACCTCCCCTCCGCGGTGAAGGTCGTTCAACTCCTCAAATCCCAAGGACTGACACGTGTCAAAGTCTACGACACCGACCCGGCAGTGTTACGGGCACTATCCGGATCCGGAATCAAAGTGACGGTTGATCTTCCGAACCAGCAACTTTTCGCAGCCGCCAAAGCTCCCTCCTTTGCATCCTCATGGGTCGAAAGGAACGTCGCCGCGTACTACCCTCACACGCAAATCGAATCCATTGCGGTCGGCAACGAGGTTTTCGTGGATCCACACAACACCACCAAGTTCCTCGTACCCGCCATGAAGAACATCCAAAAAGCCCTCACCAAGCACAACCTCGACAAGGACATTAAGGTTTCCTCCCCCATTGCACTCTCCGCGCTTGCAAATTCCTACCCTTCCTCCGCCGGGTCGTTCCGACCCGAACTCGTGGATCCCGTTTTCAAGCCCATGCTGGACTTTCTCCGCGAAACCGGGTCATACCTAATGGTTAACGTGTACCCGTTTTTCGCGTATGAGTCAAACGCTGACGTCATCTCTTTGGACTACGCGCTGTTCCGTGATAACCCTGGAGTGGTGGATCCGGGTAACGGGTTGAGATATTATAACCTATTTGACGCCCAAATCGACGCCGTTTTCTCCGCGCTAAGTGCTTTGAAATACGACGACGTTAAGATCGTGGTTACTGAAACAGGTTGGCCTTCTAAGGGGGATAGTAATGAGGTGGGTGCCAGCGTAGAGAACGCTGCAGCCTACAACGGGAATCTTGTTCGTAAGATCTTGACCGCTGCTGGGACCCCCCTCAGGCCCAAAGCCGATCTCACCGTTTATCTCTTCGCCCTTTTTAATGAGAACCAGAAGCCCGGGCCCACTTCCGAGAGAAACTTTGGGCTTTTTTACCCTGACGAGAGGAGGGTTTACAATGTTCCGTTAACGGTGGAAGAGCTCAAGGACTACCACGACCGTCCGTCGGCGCCGGTGAGCGGCGGCGGACAGCAGAAGGAGACGCCGGCGCCCGTTGTGAGCGGCGGGGTTTCGAAGAGTACCACTGGGAACACATGGTGCGTGGCGAACCCCGACGCGGATAAGGTTAAGCTGCAGGCGGCTCTAGATTTCGCTTGCGGCGAGGGAGGTTCTGATTGCGGTCCGATTCAGCGCGGTGCCACGTGTTACGATCCTAACACGCTTGTTGCCCACGCTTCGTTCGCGTTCAACAGTTATTACCAGAAGCAGTCGCGCAAGGGTGGTAGCTGCTATTTCGGGGGTACGTCGTACGTGGTCACGCAGGAACCTA GGTATGGTAGCTGCGAGTTTCCTACTGGATACTAA
- the LOC114384347 gene encoding TMV resistance protein N-like, translated as MLRGESSSNSPNASSRLTYHVFLSFRTEGTHLDFANTLCTSLQRNGISTFRYDKQKERGYVILEKLHKVIEQCLVVIVLLSENYASSTWCLDELHKILKSKRVLGTPVFPLFYDVVPSDVRHQKNKFAEAFEEHATRPEEDKVKVQKWRESLHEVAGFSGWESKNWKKEELIEEIIESVWTKLRPKLPSYDDGLVGIDSRVEKMNSLLKLELKDKVCFIGIWGMGGIGKTTLARVVFKKIRNKFDISCFLENVREISQNSDGMLSLQGKLLSHMKMKDLKIQNLDEGKSIIGGILFNNKVLLVLDDVNDIRQLENLSVNDQKWLGPGSRIIIITRDMEVLRSHGTVESYKIDLLNSDESLQLFSQKAFKRDQPLEHLLQLSKVAVQQAGGLPLAIEMMGSSFCGRSESQWKEFLEVKEYTKKDVVMDKLIISYDGLPPNYKILFLDIACFFNGWVKEHVTQILTICGRYPANGIDVLIDKSLATYDGSRLWMHDLLQEMGRKIVVEECPIDAGKRSRLWSPQDTDQALKRNKENELIQGIVLQSSTQPYNANWDPEAFSKMYNLKFLVINYHNIQVPRGIKCLCSSMKFLQWTGCTLKALPLGVKLEELVELKMRYSKIKKIWSGSQHFAKLKFIDLSHSEDLIESPIVSGVPCLEILLLEGCINLVEVHQSVGQHKKLVLLNLKGCINLQTLPTKFEMDSLEELILSGCSKVKKLPNFGKNMQHLSLVNLEKCKNLLWLPKSIWNLKSLRKLSICGCSKFSTLPNSMNENGSLEELDVSGTPIREITSSKVCLENLKELSFGGRNELASNSLWNLHQRISMHRRQQVPKELILPTLSRLTSLKFLNLSYCDLNDESIPDSLGSLLSLLGLNLSGNNFVSPPTRCISNLHTLQSLTLIDCPRLESLPMLPPSAQCLGTTNSTQMKPLNSDAYMLWKIYELHMNQTYFLYTHSLPTLPLTHPNYFHKVCAYQMEDRPHFLFIIPGREIQKWNEVFFLIDPSHHPYNRLGSDSVASIIVDVPNYLVSSGWLGIAICLALEPPNMQHSSPSHVSPHPVGNEDTCIYYWACKVPQGEPDLTFPIGPKFSHFVYECNEEKCQLQLIFYVENHSKPWKPRIRKCASVMRFCQE; from the exons ATGTTACGTGGAGAATCCTCCTCAAATTCTCCGAATGCGTCTTCGCGATTGACCTACCATGTTTTCTTGAGTTTTAGAACGGAAGGCACCCATTTAGATTTTGCTAACACCTTATGTACTTCGTTGCAGCGAAATGGAATCTCAACTTTCAGATATGATAAACAAAAGGAAAGAGGATATGTGATTTTGGAAAAACTTCATAAAGTAATTGAGCAGTGCCTCGTTGTCATTGTTCTTCTCTCCGAGAACTATGCTTCTTCCACTTGGTGTTTGGATGAACTCCACAAGATTCTTAAATCGAAGAGGGTGCTGGGGACACCagtttttcctctcttttatgATGTCGTTCCTTCCGATGTTCGACACCAGAAAAATAAATTCGCTGAGGCTTTCGAAGAACATGCAACAAGACCTGAAGAAGACAAAGTGAAGGTACAAAAATGGAGAGAATCCTTGCATGAAGTTGCTGGTTTTTCTGGCTGGGAGTCTAAGAATTG GAAAAAAGAAGAGCTCATTGAAGAAATTATTGAGTCGGTATGGACAAAACTACGTCCTAAACTGCCATCATACGATGATGGACTGGTTGGAATTGATTCAAGAGTTGAGAAAATGAATTCACTTTTGAAACTAGAATTGAAAGACAAAGTTTGCTTCATTGGAATATGGGGCATGGGTGGCATCGGAAAGACGACTCTAGCGAGAGTTGTATTTAAGAAAATACGTAACAAATTTGATATTAGTTGCTTCCTTGAAAACGTAAGGGAGATTTCTCAGAATAGTGATGGCATGCTTAGCTTACAAGGAAAACTTCTTTCTCACATGAAAATGAAAGacttgaaaatacaaaatttggaCGAAGGAAAAAGCATCATAGGAGGTATCTTATTCAACAACAAAGTTCTCCTGGTCCTTGATGATGTTAATGACATAAGACAACTAGAGAATTTGAGTGTGAATGATCAAAAGTGGTTAGGCCCTGGAAGCAGGATTATAATAATTACAAGAGACATGGAAGTACTAAGATCACATGGAACAGTTGAAAGTTACAAAATTGATCTCTTAAATTCTGATGAATCCCTTCAACTCTTCAGTCAGAAAGCATTTAAAAGAGATCAACCATTAGAACATCTATTGCAGTTGTCAAAAGTGGCTGTCCAACAAGCTGGAGGCCTTCCTCTGGCCATTGAGATGATGGGTTCATCCTTCTGTGGGAGAAGTGAATCTCAATGGAAAGAATTTTTGGAAGTGAAAGAATACACAAAGAAAGATGTTGTGATGGACAAACTTATAATAAGCTATGATGGGTTACCGCcaaattataagattttatttcttGATATTGCATGTTTCTTCAATGGGTGGGTAAAAGAGCATGTGACACAAATTCTAACTATTTGTGGCCGTTATCCAGCAAATGGAATTGACGTTCTAATTGATAAATCGCTAGCAACTTATGATGGATCACGTTTATGGATGCATGATTTGCTTCAAGAAATGGGAAGGAAAATTGTTGTTGAAGAATGTCCTATAGATGCTGGCAAACGCAGTAGGTTGTGGTCACCCCAAGACACTGATCAAGCACTGAAAAGAAATAAG GAAAATGAATTGATTCAGGGTATAGTTTTGCAATCGTCAACTCAACCATACAATGCAAATTGGGATCCCGAAgccttctcaaagatgtacaaTCTTAAATTCCttgtaattaattatcacaacaTACAAGTTCCTCGTGGCATCAAATGTCTTTGCAGTTCAATGAAATTTCTTCAGTGGACGGGGTGTACTTTGAAAGCTTTGCCACTTGGTGTGAAGCTAGAGGAACTTGTAGAGTTGAAAATGCGTtacagcaaaataaaaaaaatctggaGTGGATCTCAA CATTTCGCAAAGTTGAAGTTCATTGATCTGAGCCATTCCGAAGATTTAATAGAAAGTCCTATAGTTTCTGGAGTTCCATGTCTGGAAattttgcttcttgaaggtTGTATAAACCTTGTTGAGGTTCACCAGTCTGTTGGACAGCACAAGAAACTTGTTCTATTGAACTTGAAAGGCTGCATAAATCTTCAAACCCTTCCAACAAAATTTGAAATGGATTCTTTGGAGGAATTGATTCTTTCTGGCTGCTCAAAAGTTAAAAAGCTCCCCAACTTTGGAAAAAATATGCAACATTTATCACTGGTTAATTTGGAGAAATGCAAAAATCTTCTTTGGCTACCAAAGTCTATTTGGAATCTGAAATCTCTTAGGAAGCTCAGTATTTGTGGTTGCTCAAAATTTTCTACCTTGCCCAACAGCATGAATGAAAATGGGTCTTTGGAGGAACTTGATGTGAGTGGGACTCCCATAAGAGAAATTACTTCTTCCAAAGTTTGTTTAGAAAATCTTAAAGAGCTCTCTTTTGGTGGAAGGAACGAACTAGCATCCAACTCATTATGGAACTTACATCAAAGGATTTCAATGCATAGGAGGCAACAAGTCCCGAAGGAGTTGATCTTGCCTACTCTCTCCCGCTTAACAAGCTTGAAGTTCTTGAATTTAAGTTATTGTGACCTTAATGATGAATCAATTCCAGATAGTCTTGGATCCTTATTATCTTTGTTGGGCTTAAATCTAAGTGGGAACAATTTTGTTAGTCCACCTACTCGTTGCATTAGTAATCTTCATACCCTGCAGAGTTTGACCTTAATTGATTGCCCAAGGCTTGAGTCTTTGCCTATGCTTCCACCAAGTGCTCAATGCTTGGGTACAACTAATAGTACTCAAATGAAACCCTTGAATTCAGATGCATATATGCTGTGGAAGATTTATGAGTTACATATGAATCAGACATACTTTTTATATACTCATTCTCTCCCTACTCTGCCCCTTACCCACCCAAATTATTTCCATAAAGTGTGTGCTTACCAAATGGAAGATAGACCACATTTTTTGTTCATCATTCCAGGGAGAGAGATTCAGAAATGGAATGAAGTGTTCTTTCTAATTGATCCATCACATCATCCATATAACAGGCTGGGTTCTGATTCAGTTGCATCAATAATAGTGGATGTACCTAACTATCTTGTGTCTAGTGGATGGTTAGGAATTGCAATATGCCTAGCATTGGAACCTCCAAATATGCAGCACTCTTCTCCATCACATGTGAGTCCACATCCTGTGGGAAATGAGGATACGTGCATTTATTATTGGGCATGTAAAGTTCCTCAGGGTGAACCTGACTTGACTTTCCCCATAGGACCTAAATTTAGCCACTTTGTTTATGAATGCAACGAAGAGAAATGCCAACTTCAATTGATATTTTATGTGGAGAATCATTCTAAGCCATGGAAGCCAAGAATAAGGAAGTGTGCTAGCGTTATGAGATTTTGCCAAGAATAA